The following coding sequences lie in one Gymnogyps californianus isolate 813 chromosome 18, ASM1813914v2, whole genome shotgun sequence genomic window:
- the ADAMTSL2 gene encoding ADAMTS-like protein 2 isoform X5 — MDLPLGKCLLHAGPLPWGDRRAELGTWKPSGNISKPDTKAVLALPAILHFQNCYKSPYKKKKGMKIPKWRWSSISISARSQLKGTLALLLVGNVVFVIAQQDLTQTSNSLEEGADVTAYWWGEWTKWTACTRTCGGGVKSQERHCLRQRRKSVSGLANKTCTGTSKRYQLCKVQDINVSHSRSALRTEGAFERSSVHHLTPMCITAERINGNLYILPIGCDGILFSTHTLDKCGVCQGDGSSCTHVTGSYRKGNSHLGYSLVTHIPAGARDIQIVERKKSADVLAVADEAGYYFFNGNYKVDSPKNFNIAGTVFKYRRPMDVYETGIEYIVAQGPTNQGLNIMVWNQNGKNPSITFEYTLLRKPHSKNLQPIYYTFSESDSEESREFDGDVPLGFIQHNATYFGKISRERIDLENQVFGRQDTEEDLNLSKGQETNEVYERAETIDCEPKLKGKQPQDSNVTRSTYQTDHDDRDFDPRFTSREFLLENAITDKLLDKTSDSKELMLNMTMNSIFAQGDPINSVGSHIDSLYVDYEDTDGVVTYTINSTYMELSNGKAINTSAETPFSNATVTMTSPQGNRTHKARNRLKLLRKGQGVSAADMYRWKLSSHEPCSSTCTTGVMSTYAMCVRYDGIEVDDTYCDAMTRPEPIHEFCAGRECQPRWETSSWSECSRTCGEGYQFRIVRCWKMISPGFDSSVYSDLCESADITRPDERKVCKNPACGPQWEMSEWSECSARCGERSVVTRDIRCSEDEKLCDASARPLAEKNCTGPPCDRQWTVSDWGPCSGGCGQGRMIRHVYCKTSDGRVVPESQCNLETKPLAIHPCGDKNCPSHWLAQDWERCNTTCGRGVKKRIVLCLEIVNGKIKTRNPADCDVAKKPVEETTCFERPCFKWYTTPWSECTKTCGIGVRMRDVKCYQGKDIVRGCDPLVKPVGKQTCDLQPCPTEPPDDSCQDQAGTNCALAIKVNLCSHWYYSKACCRSCRAPHS, encoded by the exons GATGAAGATACCTAAGTGGAGGTGGAGCAGCATCTCCATCAGTGCGCGATCCCAGCTGAAAGGCACCCTGGCCCTTCTCCTCGTGGGCAACGTTGTCTTTGTGATAGCTCAG CAGGACCTGACGCAGACCTCCAACAgcctggaggaaggggcagaCGTCACCGCGTACTGGTGGGGTGAGTGGACCAAGTGGACGGCGTGCACCAGGACCTGCGGGGGAGGCGTCAAGTCCCAGGAGAGGCACTGCCTGCGGCAGAG AAGAAAGTCAGTGAGTGGGCTGGCTAATAAAACTTGCACTGGAACATCCAAAAGATACCAGCTCTGCAAAGTACAA GATATTAATGTATCCCATTCTAGGAGTGCCCTGCGAACGGAAGGAGCTTTCGAGAGGAGCAGTGTTCATCATTTAACTCCCATGTGTATAACGGCAGAACGTATCAATGGAAACCTTTATATCCTG ccgATTGGATGCGATGGCATTCTCTTTTCCACCCACACCTTGGATAAATGTGGAGTTTGCCAAGGAGATGGGAGCAGTTGCACTCACGTGACCGGCAGTTACCGGAAAGGAAATTCTCATCTTG GCTATTCTCTGGTAACGCACATTCCTGCTGGAGCAAGGGATATCCAGATAGTAGAACGGAAAAAATCTGCAGATGTTCTGG CTGTGGCTGATGAAGCTGGGTACTATTTCTTCAATGGGAACTACAAAGTTGACAGCCCGAAGAACTTCAACATTGCAGGCACGGTGTTCAAGTACCGCAGGCCCATGGATGTTTATGAGACCGGCATAGAGTATATTGTTGCACAAGGACCGACAAATCAAGGGTTGAATATAATG GTCTGGAATCAAAATGGCAAGAATCCATCCATCACATTTGAATACACCCTCCTGAGGAAGCCACACTCAAAAAATCTGCAGCCCATCTACTACACCTTCTCTGAATCAGATAGCGAAGAAAGCAGAGAGTTCGATGGAGACGTGCCATTGGGTTTTATCCAGCACAATGCAACCTATTTTGGGAAAATCTCCAGGGAAAGGATAGACTTGGAGAACCAGGTGTTTGGAAGGCAGGACACGGAGGAAGATTTAAACTTGAGCAAAGGTCAGGAAACCAATGAGGTCTatgaaagagcagaaacaatTGACTGTGAGCCAAAACTGAAGGGCAAACAACCCCAAG ATTCAAACGTAACCAGGTCTACTTACCAGACAGACCATGACGACAGAGACTTCGACCCCAGGTTCACCTCCAGGGAATTCCTTTTGGAGAATGCCATCACGGACAAGCTGCTGGACAAGACCTCGGACTCCAAGGAGCTGATGCTCAACATGACCATGAACAGCATCTTTGCCCAGGGAGACCCAATCAACTCTGTGGGGTCACACATTGACAGCCTCTATGTTGACTACGAGGACACTGATGGCGTTGTGACCTACACCATTAATAGCACTTACATGGAGCTAAGCAATGGCAAAGCCATCAACACGTCTGCAGAGACACCATTTTCAAATGCCACTGTCACCATGACCAGCCCTCAAGGGAACAGAACCCACAAAGCAAG AAACAGATTGAAGTTGTTAAGAAAGGGCCAAGGTGTGAGTGCTGCTGACATGTACAGGTGGAAGCTTTCCTCCCATGAACCCTGCAGCTCTACATGTACCACAG GAGTGATGTCCACATATGCTATGTGTGTTCGCTATGATGGGATCGAAGTGGATGATACATACTGTGATGCCATGACCCGTCCTGAGCCCATCCATGAGTTCTGTGCTGGGAGAGAGTGCCAGCCAAG GTGGGAGACAAGCAGCTGGAGCGAGTGCTCCCGCACCTGCGGGGAGGGCTACCAGTTCCGCATCGTCCGCTGCTGGAAGATGATCTCTCCAGGGTTTGACAGCTCCGTCTACAGCGACCTCTGCGAGTCTGCTGACATCACCCGGCCGGATGAGCGCAAGGTCTGCAAGAACCCAGCCTGCGGGCCCCAGTGGGAGATGTCGGAGTGGTCCGAG tgctCAGCCCGGTGCGGAGAGCGGAGCGTGGTGACACGGGACATCCGCTGCTCGGAGGACGAGAAGCTGTGCGATGCCAGCGCCCGGCCTCTGGCCGAGAAGAACTGCACGGGCCCACCCTGCGACCGGCAGTGGACTGTCTCTGACTGGGGACCG TGCAGCGGCggctgtgggcagggcaggatgATCCGGCACGTGTACTGCAAAACCAGCGACGGGCGAGTGGTGCCGGAGTCGCAGTGCAACCTGGAGACGAAGCCGCTGGCCATCCATCCCTGCGGGGACAAGAACTGCCCCTCGCACTGGCTGGCACAGGACTGGGAGCGG TGCAACACCACGTGCGGCCGGGGCGTGAAGAAGAGGATTGTGCTCTGCCTGGAGATAGTCAACGGCAAGATCAAGACCCGCAACCCCGCTGACTGCGACGTCGCCAAGAAGCCCGTGGAGGAGACGACGTGCTTTGAGCGGCCGTGCTTCAAGTGGTACACGACCCCCTGGTCGGAG TGCACAAAAACTTGCGGCATCGGCGTGAGGATGCGGGATGTGAAGTGCTACCAAGGGAAGGACATCGTCCGGGGCTGCGACCCGCTGGTGAAGCCGGTCGGCAAACAGACCTGCGacctgcagccctgccccacGGAGCCCCCAG ACGACAGCTGCCAGGACCAGGCAGGAACCAACTGCGCTTTGGCCATCAAAGTCAACCTGTGCAGCCACTGGTACTACAGCAAAGCCTGCTGCCGCTCCTGCCGTGCACCCCACTCCTAG
- the ADAMTSL2 gene encoding ADAMTS-like protein 2 isoform X8 — MDLPLGKCLLHAGPLPWGDRRAELGTWKPSGNISKPDTKAVLALPAILHFQNCYKSPYKKKKGMKIPKWRWSSISISARSQLKGTLALLLVGNVVFVIAQQDLTQTSNSLEEGADVTAYWWGEWTKWTACTRTCGGGVKSQERHCLRQRRKSVSGLANKTCTGTSKRYQLCKVQECPANGRSFREEQCSSFNSHVYNGRTYQWKPLYPDDYVHISSKPCDLHCTTVDGQRQLMVQARDGTSCKYTDFRGVCVSGKCEPIGCDGILFSTHTLDKCGVCQGDGSSCTHVTGSYRKGNSHLGYSLVTHIPAGARDIQIVERKKSADVLAVADEAGYYFFNGNYKVDSPKNFNIAGTVFKYRRPMDVYETGIEYIVAQGPTNQGLNIMVWNQNGKNPSITFEYTLLRKPHSKNLQPIYYTFSESDSEESREFDGDVPLGFIQHNATYFGKISRERIDLENQVFGRQDTEEDLNLSKGQETNEVYERAETIDCEPKLKGKQPQDSNVTRSTYQTDHDDRDFDPRFTSREFLLENAITDKLLDKTSDSKELMLNMTMNSIFAQGDPINSVGSHIDSLYVDYEDTDGVVTYTINSTYMELSNGKAINTSAETPFSNATVTMTSPQGNRTHKARWETSSWSECSRTCGEGYQFRIVRCWKMISPGFDSSVYSDLCESADITRPDERKVCKNPACGPQWEMSEWSECSARCGERSVVTRDIRCSEDEKLCDASARPLAEKNCTGPPCDRQWTVSDWGPCSGGCGQGRMIRHVYCKTSDGRVVPESQCNLETKPLAIHPCGDKNCPSHWLAQDWERCNTTCGRGVKKRIVLCLEIVNGKIKTRNPADCDVAKKPVEETTCFERPCFKWYTTPWSECTKTCGIGVRMRDVKCYQGKDIVRGCDPLVKPVGKQTCDLQPCPTEPPDDSCQDQAGTNCALAIKVNLCSHWYYSKACCRSCRAPHS, encoded by the exons GATGAAGATACCTAAGTGGAGGTGGAGCAGCATCTCCATCAGTGCGCGATCCCAGCTGAAAGGCACCCTGGCCCTTCTCCTCGTGGGCAACGTTGTCTTTGTGATAGCTCAG CAGGACCTGACGCAGACCTCCAACAgcctggaggaaggggcagaCGTCACCGCGTACTGGTGGGGTGAGTGGACCAAGTGGACGGCGTGCACCAGGACCTGCGGGGGAGGCGTCAAGTCCCAGGAGAGGCACTGCCTGCGGCAGAG AAGAAAGTCAGTGAGTGGGCTGGCTAATAAAACTTGCACTGGAACATCCAAAAGATACCAGCTCTGCAAAGTACAA GAGTGCCCTGCGAACGGAAGGAGCTTTCGAGAGGAGCAGTGTTCATCATTTAACTCCCATGTGTATAACGGCAGAACGTATCAATGGAAACCTTTATATCCTG ATGACTATGTTCACATTTCTAGCAAGCCCTGTGACCTCCATTGCACCACTGTGGATGGTCAGAGACAGTTAATGGTTCAGGCTCGGGATGGAACATCCTGCAAATACACTGATTTCCGAGGGGTTTGCGTGTCTGGAAAATGTGAG ccgATTGGATGCGATGGCATTCTCTTTTCCACCCACACCTTGGATAAATGTGGAGTTTGCCAAGGAGATGGGAGCAGTTGCACTCACGTGACCGGCAGTTACCGGAAAGGAAATTCTCATCTTG GCTATTCTCTGGTAACGCACATTCCTGCTGGAGCAAGGGATATCCAGATAGTAGAACGGAAAAAATCTGCAGATGTTCTGG CTGTGGCTGATGAAGCTGGGTACTATTTCTTCAATGGGAACTACAAAGTTGACAGCCCGAAGAACTTCAACATTGCAGGCACGGTGTTCAAGTACCGCAGGCCCATGGATGTTTATGAGACCGGCATAGAGTATATTGTTGCACAAGGACCGACAAATCAAGGGTTGAATATAATG GTCTGGAATCAAAATGGCAAGAATCCATCCATCACATTTGAATACACCCTCCTGAGGAAGCCACACTCAAAAAATCTGCAGCCCATCTACTACACCTTCTCTGAATCAGATAGCGAAGAAAGCAGAGAGTTCGATGGAGACGTGCCATTGGGTTTTATCCAGCACAATGCAACCTATTTTGGGAAAATCTCCAGGGAAAGGATAGACTTGGAGAACCAGGTGTTTGGAAGGCAGGACACGGAGGAAGATTTAAACTTGAGCAAAGGTCAGGAAACCAATGAGGTCTatgaaagagcagaaacaatTGACTGTGAGCCAAAACTGAAGGGCAAACAACCCCAAG ATTCAAACGTAACCAGGTCTACTTACCAGACAGACCATGACGACAGAGACTTCGACCCCAGGTTCACCTCCAGGGAATTCCTTTTGGAGAATGCCATCACGGACAAGCTGCTGGACAAGACCTCGGACTCCAAGGAGCTGATGCTCAACATGACCATGAACAGCATCTTTGCCCAGGGAGACCCAATCAACTCTGTGGGGTCACACATTGACAGCCTCTATGTTGACTACGAGGACACTGATGGCGTTGTGACCTACACCATTAATAGCACTTACATGGAGCTAAGCAATGGCAAAGCCATCAACACGTCTGCAGAGACACCATTTTCAAATGCCACTGTCACCATGACCAGCCCTCAAGGGAACAGAACCCACAAAGCAAG GTGGGAGACAAGCAGCTGGAGCGAGTGCTCCCGCACCTGCGGGGAGGGCTACCAGTTCCGCATCGTCCGCTGCTGGAAGATGATCTCTCCAGGGTTTGACAGCTCCGTCTACAGCGACCTCTGCGAGTCTGCTGACATCACCCGGCCGGATGAGCGCAAGGTCTGCAAGAACCCAGCCTGCGGGCCCCAGTGGGAGATGTCGGAGTGGTCCGAG tgctCAGCCCGGTGCGGAGAGCGGAGCGTGGTGACACGGGACATCCGCTGCTCGGAGGACGAGAAGCTGTGCGATGCCAGCGCCCGGCCTCTGGCCGAGAAGAACTGCACGGGCCCACCCTGCGACCGGCAGTGGACTGTCTCTGACTGGGGACCG TGCAGCGGCggctgtgggcagggcaggatgATCCGGCACGTGTACTGCAAAACCAGCGACGGGCGAGTGGTGCCGGAGTCGCAGTGCAACCTGGAGACGAAGCCGCTGGCCATCCATCCCTGCGGGGACAAGAACTGCCCCTCGCACTGGCTGGCACAGGACTGGGAGCGG TGCAACACCACGTGCGGCCGGGGCGTGAAGAAGAGGATTGTGCTCTGCCTGGAGATAGTCAACGGCAAGATCAAGACCCGCAACCCCGCTGACTGCGACGTCGCCAAGAAGCCCGTGGAGGAGACGACGTGCTTTGAGCGGCCGTGCTTCAAGTGGTACACGACCCCCTGGTCGGAG TGCACAAAAACTTGCGGCATCGGCGTGAGGATGCGGGATGTGAAGTGCTACCAAGGGAAGGACATCGTCCGGGGCTGCGACCCGCTGGTGAAGCCGGTCGGCAAACAGACCTGCGacctgcagccctgccccacGGAGCCCCCAG ACGACAGCTGCCAGGACCAGGCAGGAACCAACTGCGCTTTGGCCATCAAAGTCAACCTGTGCAGCCACTGGTACTACAGCAAAGCCTGCTGCCGCTCCTGCCGTGCACCCCACTCCTAG
- the ADAMTSL2 gene encoding ADAMTS-like protein 2 isoform X4: MDLPLGKCLLHAGPLPWGDRRAELGTWKPSGNISKPDTKAVLALPAILHFQNCYKSPYKKKKGMKIPKWRWSSISISARSQLKGTLALLLVGNVVFVIAQQDLTQTSNSLEEGADVTAYWWGEWTKWTACTRTCGGGVKSQERHCLRQRRKSVSGLANKTCTGTSKRYQLCKVQECPANGRSFREEQCSSFNSHVYNGRTYQWKPLYPDDYVHISSKPCDLHCTTVDGQRQLMVQARDGTSCKYTDFRGVCVSGKCEPIGCDGILFSTHTLDKCGVCQGDGSSCTHVTGSYRKGNSHLGYSLVTHIPAGARDIQIVERKKSADVLAVADEAGYYFFNGNYKVDSPKNFNIAGTVFKYRRPMDVYETGIEYIVAQGPTNQGLNIMVWNQNGKNPSITFEYTLLRKPHSKNLQPIYYTFSESDSEESREFDGDVPLGFIQHNATYFGKISRERIDLENQVFGRQDTEEDLNLSKDSNVTRSTYQTDHDDRDFDPRFTSREFLLENAITDKLLDKTSDSKELMLNMTMNSIFAQGDPINSVGSHIDSLYVDYEDTDGVVTYTINSTYMELSNGKAINTSAETPFSNATVTMTSPQGNRTHKARNRLKLLRKGQGVSAADMYRWKLSSHEPCSSTCTTGVMSTYAMCVRYDGIEVDDTYCDAMTRPEPIHEFCAGRECQPRWETSSWSECSRTCGEGYQFRIVRCWKMISPGFDSSVYSDLCESADITRPDERKVCKNPACGPQWEMSEWSECSARCGERSVVTRDIRCSEDEKLCDASARPLAEKNCTGPPCDRQWTVSDWGPCSGGCGQGRMIRHVYCKTSDGRVVPESQCNLETKPLAIHPCGDKNCPSHWLAQDWERCNTTCGRGVKKRIVLCLEIVNGKIKTRNPADCDVAKKPVEETTCFERPCFKWYTTPWSECTKTCGIGVRMRDVKCYQGKDIVRGCDPLVKPVGKQTCDLQPCPTEPPDDSCQDQAGTNCALAIKVNLCSHWYYSKACCRSCRAPHS, translated from the exons GATGAAGATACCTAAGTGGAGGTGGAGCAGCATCTCCATCAGTGCGCGATCCCAGCTGAAAGGCACCCTGGCCCTTCTCCTCGTGGGCAACGTTGTCTTTGTGATAGCTCAG CAGGACCTGACGCAGACCTCCAACAgcctggaggaaggggcagaCGTCACCGCGTACTGGTGGGGTGAGTGGACCAAGTGGACGGCGTGCACCAGGACCTGCGGGGGAGGCGTCAAGTCCCAGGAGAGGCACTGCCTGCGGCAGAG AAGAAAGTCAGTGAGTGGGCTGGCTAATAAAACTTGCACTGGAACATCCAAAAGATACCAGCTCTGCAAAGTACAA GAGTGCCCTGCGAACGGAAGGAGCTTTCGAGAGGAGCAGTGTTCATCATTTAACTCCCATGTGTATAACGGCAGAACGTATCAATGGAAACCTTTATATCCTG ATGACTATGTTCACATTTCTAGCAAGCCCTGTGACCTCCATTGCACCACTGTGGATGGTCAGAGACAGTTAATGGTTCAGGCTCGGGATGGAACATCCTGCAAATACACTGATTTCCGAGGGGTTTGCGTGTCTGGAAAATGTGAG ccgATTGGATGCGATGGCATTCTCTTTTCCACCCACACCTTGGATAAATGTGGAGTTTGCCAAGGAGATGGGAGCAGTTGCACTCACGTGACCGGCAGTTACCGGAAAGGAAATTCTCATCTTG GCTATTCTCTGGTAACGCACATTCCTGCTGGAGCAAGGGATATCCAGATAGTAGAACGGAAAAAATCTGCAGATGTTCTGG CTGTGGCTGATGAAGCTGGGTACTATTTCTTCAATGGGAACTACAAAGTTGACAGCCCGAAGAACTTCAACATTGCAGGCACGGTGTTCAAGTACCGCAGGCCCATGGATGTTTATGAGACCGGCATAGAGTATATTGTTGCACAAGGACCGACAAATCAAGGGTTGAATATAATG GTCTGGAATCAAAATGGCAAGAATCCATCCATCACATTTGAATACACCCTCCTGAGGAAGCCACACTCAAAAAATCTGCAGCCCATCTACTACACCTTCTCTGAATCAGATAGCGAAGAAAGCAGAGAGTTCGATGGAGACGTGCCATTGGGTTTTATCCAGCACAATGCAACCTATTTTGGGAAAATCTCCAGGGAAAGGATAGACTTGGAGAACCAGGTGTTTGGAAGGCAGGACACGGAGGAAGATTTAAACTTGAGCAAAG ATTCAAACGTAACCAGGTCTACTTACCAGACAGACCATGACGACAGAGACTTCGACCCCAGGTTCACCTCCAGGGAATTCCTTTTGGAGAATGCCATCACGGACAAGCTGCTGGACAAGACCTCGGACTCCAAGGAGCTGATGCTCAACATGACCATGAACAGCATCTTTGCCCAGGGAGACCCAATCAACTCTGTGGGGTCACACATTGACAGCCTCTATGTTGACTACGAGGACACTGATGGCGTTGTGACCTACACCATTAATAGCACTTACATGGAGCTAAGCAATGGCAAAGCCATCAACACGTCTGCAGAGACACCATTTTCAAATGCCACTGTCACCATGACCAGCCCTCAAGGGAACAGAACCCACAAAGCAAG AAACAGATTGAAGTTGTTAAGAAAGGGCCAAGGTGTGAGTGCTGCTGACATGTACAGGTGGAAGCTTTCCTCCCATGAACCCTGCAGCTCTACATGTACCACAG GAGTGATGTCCACATATGCTATGTGTGTTCGCTATGATGGGATCGAAGTGGATGATACATACTGTGATGCCATGACCCGTCCTGAGCCCATCCATGAGTTCTGTGCTGGGAGAGAGTGCCAGCCAAG GTGGGAGACAAGCAGCTGGAGCGAGTGCTCCCGCACCTGCGGGGAGGGCTACCAGTTCCGCATCGTCCGCTGCTGGAAGATGATCTCTCCAGGGTTTGACAGCTCCGTCTACAGCGACCTCTGCGAGTCTGCTGACATCACCCGGCCGGATGAGCGCAAGGTCTGCAAGAACCCAGCCTGCGGGCCCCAGTGGGAGATGTCGGAGTGGTCCGAG tgctCAGCCCGGTGCGGAGAGCGGAGCGTGGTGACACGGGACATCCGCTGCTCGGAGGACGAGAAGCTGTGCGATGCCAGCGCCCGGCCTCTGGCCGAGAAGAACTGCACGGGCCCACCCTGCGACCGGCAGTGGACTGTCTCTGACTGGGGACCG TGCAGCGGCggctgtgggcagggcaggatgATCCGGCACGTGTACTGCAAAACCAGCGACGGGCGAGTGGTGCCGGAGTCGCAGTGCAACCTGGAGACGAAGCCGCTGGCCATCCATCCCTGCGGGGACAAGAACTGCCCCTCGCACTGGCTGGCACAGGACTGGGAGCGG TGCAACACCACGTGCGGCCGGGGCGTGAAGAAGAGGATTGTGCTCTGCCTGGAGATAGTCAACGGCAAGATCAAGACCCGCAACCCCGCTGACTGCGACGTCGCCAAGAAGCCCGTGGAGGAGACGACGTGCTTTGAGCGGCCGTGCTTCAAGTGGTACACGACCCCCTGGTCGGAG TGCACAAAAACTTGCGGCATCGGCGTGAGGATGCGGGATGTGAAGTGCTACCAAGGGAAGGACATCGTCCGGGGCTGCGACCCGCTGGTGAAGCCGGTCGGCAAACAGACCTGCGacctgcagccctgccccacGGAGCCCCCAG ACGACAGCTGCCAGGACCAGGCAGGAACCAACTGCGCTTTGGCCATCAAAGTCAACCTGTGCAGCCACTGGTACTACAGCAAAGCCTGCTGCCGCTCCTGCCGTGCACCCCACTCCTAG